A genomic window from Exiguobacterium acetylicum DSM 20416 includes:
- a CDS encoding alpha/beta hydrolase, which yields MSITEIEMTLPTSQAHRTIRIHRPPHLDPNEALPVIYMHDGQNVFSGETASFGKGWEIHLALQQTQIPAMVVAIDSPEDGMDRYDDYAPWSDEALLMRTAYPSHRTSIGGNGKVYMDWIIRELKPYIDANYATRPDDTTMIGSSMGGVISLYGLFAYPEVITRVAALSTAGWANFSSLLEFIERSPSLSAAHRCYMDVGTNEVSGPMTETDYLHTNDVLARAVEQKLTQSRYTIIPEAIHHETAWAKRLPDILRYLFPSS from the coding sequence TTGTCGATTACAGAAATTGAAATGACGCTACCGACATCACAAGCCCACCGGACGATTCGGATTCATCGTCCGCCCCATTTAGATCCGAACGAAGCCTTACCGGTGATTTATATGCACGATGGACAAAATGTTTTTAGTGGAGAAACCGCCTCGTTCGGAAAAGGCTGGGAGATTCATCTTGCACTACAACAGACACAAATTCCGGCAATGGTCGTTGCGATTGACAGTCCAGAAGACGGCATGGATCGTTACGATGACTACGCCCCCTGGAGTGACGAAGCTTTACTGATGCGGACTGCCTATCCCTCGCACCGGACGTCAATCGGGGGAAACGGTAAGGTCTACATGGACTGGATTATCCGCGAGTTAAAACCATATATTGACGCCAACTACGCGACACGTCCTGATGATACGACGATGATCGGTAGTTCGATGGGTGGTGTCATCTCGCTCTATGGTTTATTCGCATATCCGGAAGTCATCACGCGTGTCGCTGCTTTGTCGACTGCCGGATGGGCAAACTTTTCCTCACTCCTTGAATTCATCGAGCGTAGTCCGTCTCTATCTGCCGCTCATCGCTGTTATATGGATGTTGGTACTAATGAAGTGAGCGGTCCGATGACCGAGACAGATTATTTACACACGAATGATGTCTTAGCACGAGCGGTCGAACAGAAACTTACTCAAAGTCGCTATACGATCATCCCGGAAGCGATTCATCATGAAACCGCCTGGGCGAAACGTTTACCGGATATTTTGCGTTACTTATTTCCTTCCTCTTGA
- a CDS encoding PucR family transcriptional regulator, with the protein MLEASYHSLDDLAEAIGIALNAPITIEDRNHRLLAYSTHTADTDPARVATIIGRRVPESVIDQLWKDEVIQSLATQDDPLIISARTGVGLNDRVAIAIKQDSEILGYIWSIARSTPFTPSELADLKKGALLAQRQLLAIDMQKKRKEEQTEQFFFELLHEELSESEILKMFSKLHVAPPGISRLTVIRFSEAITPRLADRLRYLLTIQQTVRPLLYAYDETDFILWISTNDRDAEQERLQFDAFIQSFRQLLAERFDYTDFVAASSEVFTGVQAIPERYEEAGIVLRLKDAFPFELKNVTRYERLGLFQLLPIFSERLRRRTVRLEEIERLRAYDVKHASSLCETLEWFLHYDGNVKQVASHLHVHPNTILYRMRRIEEEAGIRMESLPERSLLYLYLKADRYPL; encoded by the coding sequence ATGTTAGAAGCTTCATATCATTCCTTAGACGACTTAGCGGAAGCGATCGGTATTGCCTTGAATGCTCCGATTACGATTGAAGATCGCAATCACCGCCTTCTTGCGTACAGTACGCATACGGCTGATACAGACCCTGCCCGTGTCGCGACGATCATCGGTCGTCGGGTACCGGAATCGGTCATCGACCAACTCTGGAAAGATGAAGTCATCCAGAGCCTTGCTACACAGGATGATCCACTCATCATTTCTGCACGCACCGGTGTCGGACTGAATGACCGTGTCGCCATTGCGATCAAACAAGATTCAGAAATTCTCGGCTATATCTGGTCGATTGCGCGAAGCACTCCGTTTACTCCTTCGGAACTAGCCGATTTAAAGAAAGGGGCTCTACTTGCTCAACGTCAGTTGCTGGCAATCGACATGCAGAAAAAACGGAAGGAAGAGCAGACGGAACAGTTCTTCTTCGAGTTATTACATGAAGAACTATCCGAGTCGGAAATCCTGAAGATGTTCTCTAAACTACATGTCGCACCACCTGGCATCAGTCGCTTGACGGTCATCCGTTTTTCGGAGGCGATCACACCACGTCTCGCCGATCGTCTGCGCTATTTATTGACGATTCAGCAGACGGTTCGTCCATTACTTTACGCATATGACGAGACGGATTTCATCTTGTGGATCAGCACAAACGATCGCGATGCGGAACAAGAACGCCTACAGTTCGACGCCTTCATCCAGTCGTTCCGTCAATTGCTCGCGGAGCGATTCGATTATACGGATTTCGTCGCGGCAAGTAGTGAAGTCTTCACCGGCGTCCAAGCGATTCCCGAACGCTATGAAGAAGCGGGCATCGTCTTGCGTTTAAAAGATGCCTTTCCATTTGAGCTGAAGAACGTGACCCGTTACGAACGCCTCGGCTTATTCCAGCTCTTACCGATTTTCTCGGAACGTCTGCGACGACGAACGGTTCGCTTGGAAGAAATCGAACGGCTGCGTGCTTACGATGTGAAGCATGCTTCCTCTTTATGTGAGACGCTAGAATGGTTCCTTCATTATGATGGGAACGTCAAGCAAGTCGCCTCCCATCTCCATGTCCATCCGAATACAATCCTCTATCGGATGCGACGGATCGAGGAGGAAGCGGGCATTCGAATGGAATCTTTACCCGAACGCTCCTTACTTTATTTGTACCTAAAAGCAGACCGATATCCTTTGTGA
- a CDS encoding alanine/glycine:cation symporter family protein translates to MEVLRLISAWVWGIPSMMLLVGTGVYFTIRLRGLQFRRLKQAFQLSVQKSGQGEGEISSFQMLMTSLAATIGNGNIAGIAVALTMGGPGAVFWMWVIGLIGMATKYAESLLAILFRSRNERGEAVSGPMYYIEKGLGPKFKLLAILFAVFGLIASFGVGNTVQANAMATVLEQSFHVPLLVFGILLAIAVYVSIRGGLERVSAISTIFVPIMSLLYIGAACVLLVLKADQILPAFGLIFEYAFQPLAPAGAFTGVSIMMAMQVGVARGIFTNEAGLGTAALIAGSAKSERPVEQGLISMTSTFIVTLIVCTMTALVLLTTGFWDPSGGLHSGMTHDANLSGAALTATAFASVLGSFGEWTVAFSVFFFGYSTIIGWYVYGEKCLEYLSGTTRFNEGYRVFFALAACYGAVAQLEPLWLVADIANGLMMIPNLIGMLFLSHLVIEQTRDYERAGHKRVA, encoded by the coding sequence ATGGAAGTATTACGTCTGATATCGGCTTGGGTCTGGGGGATTCCGAGTATGATGTTGTTGGTAGGAACAGGAGTGTACTTTACGATCCGCTTACGCGGTCTTCAGTTTCGGCGTCTAAAACAAGCGTTTCAATTGTCTGTTCAAAAGTCAGGACAGGGTGAAGGAGAAATCAGCAGCTTTCAAATGTTGATGACGTCCCTTGCGGCGACGATCGGAAACGGTAACATCGCAGGGATTGCAGTCGCCTTGACGATGGGCGGACCGGGCGCAGTCTTTTGGATGTGGGTCATCGGTTTAATCGGAATGGCGACGAAATATGCAGAAAGCCTTCTTGCCATTCTCTTCAGAAGTCGAAACGAACGCGGCGAAGCTGTCAGTGGACCAATGTATTATATCGAGAAGGGATTAGGACCTAAATTTAAACTACTCGCCATCTTGTTTGCGGTATTTGGTTTGATCGCATCGTTTGGTGTTGGGAACACGGTGCAAGCGAATGCGATGGCAACGGTACTCGAGCAATCGTTCCACGTGCCGCTGCTAGTGTTCGGCATTCTGCTTGCAATTGCGGTCTATGTATCGATTCGTGGTGGACTTGAACGCGTCAGTGCGATTTCGACGATCTTCGTTCCGATCATGAGCTTACTTTATATCGGTGCCGCTTGTGTCCTTTTAGTATTGAAGGCAGATCAGATTCTACCAGCCTTTGGTTTAATCTTTGAGTATGCCTTCCAGCCGCTTGCGCCAGCGGGAGCCTTCACCGGTGTATCGATCATGATGGCGATGCAAGTCGGTGTAGCACGAGGCATTTTCACGAACGAAGCAGGACTTGGGACGGCAGCCTTGATTGCTGGATCTGCAAAAAGTGAGCGTCCAGTCGAACAGGGATTGATTTCGATGACGAGTACTTTCATCGTAACCTTGATCGTCTGTACGATGACGGCACTCGTCCTTCTGACGACAGGTTTTTGGGATCCGTCAGGCGGACTACATTCAGGCATGACACACGATGCGAATCTTTCCGGAGCCGCGCTTACGGCAACCGCCTTTGCGAGTGTCCTTGGATCATTTGGAGAATGGACGGTCGCTTTCTCCGTCTTCTTCTTCGGTTATTCAACGATCATTGGTTGGTATGTCTATGGAGAGAAATGCTTGGAGTACTTGAGCGGTACGACACGCTTCAACGAAGGATACCGCGTGTTCTTTGCGCTCGCAGCCTGTTATGGTGCAGTCGCGCAATTAGAACCTCTGTGGCTCGTCGCAGATATTGCGAATGGACTGATGATGATTCCGAACTTGATCGGAATGTTGTTCTTGTCACACTTAGTCATTGAACAAACGAGAGACTATGAACGAGCCGGTCACAAACGAGTGGCTTAA
- a CDS encoding rhodanese-related sulfurtransferase: MKPYRVLLFYKYVPIENAEQLTKEHLAYCKELGIKGRILIAPEGINGTLSGTVEQTEQYMKDLTADPRFADIEFKIDEVEEHAFKKTFVRYKKELVTWRFEDEFNVPEEHAAYLEPAEWKEMMKQDDVVILDVRNNYEYDLGHFKNAVKVDVDASREFPEWLDENEHLFEGKKVLTYCTGGVRCEKFTAYFRKRQQSDDIFHLKGGVVMYGKDEQTQGEDWEGELYVFDERVQVPVNAVNPSVVSECYYCGKPETRYVNCANPECNRQHFCCEECEPKVMRSCSDECREHPRNRYEKEQQEELV; the protein is encoded by the coding sequence ATGAAACCTTATCGCGTACTATTATTTTATAAGTATGTTCCGATCGAAAATGCGGAACAGCTAACGAAAGAGCATCTTGCTTACTGTAAAGAGCTCGGTATTAAAGGACGAATCTTGATCGCACCAGAAGGTATCAACGGCACACTCTCTGGAACGGTCGAACAAACGGAACAATACATGAAGGACTTGACGGCGGATCCACGATTCGCTGACATCGAATTCAAAATCGATGAAGTCGAAGAGCACGCCTTCAAAAAAACGTTCGTCCGTTACAAAAAAGAACTCGTCACATGGCGTTTTGAGGACGAATTCAATGTACCAGAAGAACATGCTGCGTATCTTGAACCAGCAGAGTGGAAAGAAATGATGAAACAAGATGACGTCGTCATTCTCGATGTACGAAACAACTACGAATATGACCTCGGACACTTCAAGAATGCCGTAAAAGTCGATGTCGATGCTTCACGGGAATTCCCGGAATGGCTCGACGAGAACGAGCATTTGTTTGAAGGGAAAAAGGTTCTCACATATTGTACGGGTGGCGTTCGTTGTGAGAAATTCACGGCGTACTTCCGTAAACGGCAACAGAGTGACGATATCTTCCACCTGAAAGGCGGAGTCGTCATGTACGGAAAAGATGAACAGACACAAGGAGAAGACTGGGAAGGCGAACTATACGTCTTTGATGAGCGTGTACAAGTTCCTGTCAATGCCGTCAATCCGTCTGTCGTCTCAGAATGTTACTACTGCGGAAAACCGGAGACGCGCTATGTTAATTGTGCAAACCCGGAATGTAATCGACAGCACTTCTGCTGTGAAGAATGCGAACCGAAAGTCATGCGTTCGTGTTCCGATGAATGCCGGGAGCATCCGCGCAACCGTTATGAAAAAGAGCAACAAGAAGAACTAGTATAA
- the ald gene encoding alanine dehydrogenase produces the protein MIIGVLKEIKNNENRVALTPAGVAALHAQGHRVIIESMAGMGSGFTNEEYVKAGAEIIATAAEVWATAELALKVKEPIASEYQYFRPDLTLFTYLHLAAEPELTRALVDSNITAIAYETVEKNRTLPLLTPMSEVAGRMASQIGAQFLEKPHGGMGILLAGVPGVRRGKVTVIGGGVVGTNAAKLAVGLGADVTIIDVSPERLRQLDDIFGNSINTLISNPYTIAEAVAESDLVIGAVLIPGAKAPKLVTADMVKRMKPGAVIVDVAIDQGGIFETVDRISTHDDPTYEKFGVVHYAVANMPGAVPRTSTLALTNATLPYVLELANKGTHRALAENDALEKGLNVAQGFVTYEAVARDLGYTYKSVEDVLHLHA, from the coding sequence ATGATCATTGGAGTATTAAAGGAAATCAAAAACAACGAAAACCGTGTTGCATTAACACCTGCCGGGGTAGCAGCGTTACATGCACAAGGACATCGTGTCATCATTGAATCAATGGCAGGTATGGGGAGTGGCTTCACGAACGAAGAGTACGTCAAAGCCGGTGCTGAAATCATCGCGACTGCTGCTGAAGTCTGGGCAACAGCCGAACTCGCTTTAAAAGTTAAAGAGCCGATCGCTTCAGAGTACCAATACTTCCGTCCGGATCTGACATTGTTCACGTATCTTCACTTAGCGGCTGAGCCAGAATTGACACGTGCACTTGTGGATTCGAACATCACAGCAATCGCTTATGAAACGGTTGAAAAGAACCGCACACTTCCATTGTTAACACCAATGAGTGAAGTCGCAGGACGTATGGCATCCCAAATCGGTGCACAGTTCTTGGAAAAACCACACGGTGGTATGGGCATCTTGCTTGCTGGTGTTCCTGGGGTTCGCCGTGGAAAAGTAACAGTCATCGGCGGCGGTGTCGTCGGAACGAATGCCGCGAAACTCGCTGTCGGTCTCGGTGCAGATGTCACGATCATCGATGTTAGTCCAGAACGCCTTCGCCAGTTGGATGATATCTTCGGTAACTCGATCAACACGTTGATCTCAAATCCGTACACGATTGCTGAAGCTGTCGCTGAGAGTGATCTCGTCATCGGTGCTGTCTTGATTCCAGGTGCAAAAGCACCGAAACTCGTTACTGCCGACATGGTCAAACGCATGAAGCCGGGCGCTGTCATCGTTGACGTTGCCATCGACCAAGGTGGTATCTTCGAAACGGTCGACCGTATCTCAACGCATGATGACCCAACATATGAAAAATTCGGTGTCGTTCATTACGCAGTCGCGAACATGCCGGGTGCCGTTCCACGTACGTCTACACTTGCATTGACGAACGCAACGCTCCCGTATGTCCTTGAACTCGCGAACAAAGGCACACACCGTGCGCTTGCTGAAAACGATGCTCTTGAAAAAGGATTGAATGTCGCACAAGGATTCGTCACGTACGAAGCGGTCGCACGCGATCTCGGATACACGTACAAATCCGTTGAAGATGTGCTTCACCTACACGCATGA
- a CDS encoding sulfite exporter TauE/SafE family protein, translating to MDLAFYYFLILGFFIGIISGFFGIGGGIILTPLLLILGYAPSVAIATSLMLTLGSTVSGTISHLRLKNVVWRDSLVVGGVGIIGSTIATPLVLRLEEVNGAHLVISIVYIGLLLYFANKFLRPKSTTGEQTGWKNRYLALAFTGLFAGFISSLLGVSGGFIITPLLVGIVGYELKRAVGTSIASALLIVLSGLVNYTVASTNIDILVGIMLIVGALLGAPIGAKQLTHFESPFVKKYLGIFYLTVAVSVLLEVIGWNVASLSVLVALSLIFLLTLLIYSRRRTNG from the coding sequence ATGGATCTCGCTTTTTATTATTTCTTAATCCTCGGATTTTTCATTGGAATCATCTCCGGCTTTTTCGGAATCGGTGGCGGTATCATTTTAACGCCGCTACTGCTCATTTTAGGATATGCCCCAAGTGTTGCGATCGCGACCAGCCTCATGCTAACACTTGGTTCAACCGTTTCAGGTACAATCTCTCACTTACGCCTTAAAAATGTCGTCTGGCGCGATAGTCTCGTCGTCGGTGGCGTCGGAATCATCGGTTCGACGATCGCGACACCACTCGTCCTTCGTTTAGAGGAAGTTAACGGTGCCCATCTCGTGATCTCGATCGTTTATATCGGACTCTTACTCTACTTCGCGAATAAGTTCTTACGTCCAAAATCGACGACCGGTGAACAGACGGGTTGGAAAAATCGATATCTCGCCCTTGCTTTCACTGGTCTGTTCGCTGGATTCATCTCTTCGCTCCTCGGTGTCAGCGGTGGATTCATCATCACACCGTTACTCGTCGGGATCGTTGGCTATGAGTTGAAACGTGCGGTCGGAACGAGTATTGCTTCCGCGTTACTGATTGTCCTATCGGGACTCGTCAACTATACGGTCGCGAGTACGAATATCGATATTCTCGTTGGGATCATGCTGATTGTCGGCGCCTTGCTCGGAGCACCGATTGGCGCGAAGCAGTTGACGCATTTCGAAAGTCCGTTCGTCAAAAAGTACCTCGGGATTTTCTATTTGACGGTTGCGGTCAGTGTCCTCCTCGAAGTCATCGGCTGGAACGTCGCTTCACTCTCCGTTCTCGTTGCGCTTAGTTTGATTTTCTTACTGACACTCCTCATCTACAGTCGTCGTCGAACGAATGGGTGA
- a CDS encoding TVP38/TMEM64 family protein codes for MLHTLRDWIEQMIFFLQDLPGGAATGLIAPFLESLFPFLPLVLIISANAATYGFGMGVLVSWVGSMLGSLVVFACIRYLFRRPVTRWLEKHHAAQQWIERVRHMSPISLGFFFSLPFMPAFIITSISAMIQLSLRTYLIAAGAGRLIVVIIFSLIGKEWSTFLERPMRLVLLFLILLAIWGVSRGTEEWLKRRALSKRADHLREIEDKIERPTEK; via the coding sequence ATGCTCCATACACTTCGTGACTGGATCGAGCAGATGATTTTCTTTCTCCAAGACTTACCTGGAGGAGCTGCCACCGGTTTGATTGCCCCGTTTCTTGAGTCTCTATTTCCTTTCCTGCCACTCGTCCTGATCATTTCCGCGAATGCGGCAACCTATGGTTTTGGTATGGGTGTTCTCGTATCATGGGTCGGGAGCATGCTTGGATCACTCGTCGTCTTCGCTTGTATTCGATATCTATTTCGTCGCCCGGTCACACGTTGGCTTGAAAAACACCATGCCGCGCAACAGTGGATCGAACGTGTTCGTCACATGAGTCCCATCTCACTCGGATTCTTTTTCTCGCTTCCGTTCATGCCTGCGTTCATCATCACGTCCATTTCCGCCATGATTCAGCTATCGCTACGGACGTATTTGATTGCTGCTGGTGCCGGTCGTTTGATTGTCGTCATCATCTTCTCACTGATCGGAAAGGAATGGTCGACGTTCCTTGAACGTCCGATGCGTCTCGTTCTTCTATTTTTGATTTTACTCGCCATTTGGGGAGTCAGTCGCGGAACGGAAGAGTGGTTAAAGCGTCGCGCCCTTTCAAAACGCGCGGATCATTTACGGGAAATCGAAGACAAAATCGAACGTCCAACTGAAAAATGA
- a CDS encoding cation acetate symporter, translating to MNYTAVALFAAIVGLTLVITYFAARKTKTANDFYTADGGLTGAQNGMAIAGDYMSAASFLGIAGMIALAGFDGFFYSIGFLVAYLVVLYLVAEPLRNLGKYTMADMIAARFNASKVRGVAAMNSIAISIFYMIAQLVGAGALIELLLGIPYTTSVIIVGILMTVYVVFGGMTATSWVQIIKAILLMAGTAVISFMVFAKFDFSIFKMFSEVKQATPLGDSFLNPGNKFKLPLDTISLNLALVLGTAGLPHILIRFFTVKDAPTARKSVVYATWIIGAFYILTIFLGFGAAAFVGSEDIIAANAAGNMAAPLLAQALGGDLLFAFVAAVAFATILAVVAGLVLSAASAFAHDFYSHILRKGQATEKEQMTAARLASIAVAMISMVLALFAQTMNVAFLVSLAFAVAASANLPVILLTIFWRRFNTGGAVTGMVVGLFSSLILVALSPNLWAVDGSALFVGEALFPLTNPGIVSIPLGFLGAIVGTLLTKSNEVAGNFERIIVKANTGIDAATEVAASKE from the coding sequence ATGAATTATACTGCCGTTGCTTTATTTGCTGCGATCGTCGGTTTGACGCTCGTCATTACATACTTTGCTGCTCGTAAAACAAAAACTGCTAACGACTTTTATACAGCGGACGGTGGACTCACTGGTGCACAAAATGGGATGGCGATTGCCGGCGACTATATGTCTGCTGCCTCGTTCCTCGGAATTGCTGGGATGATTGCTTTAGCCGGATTCGACGGATTCTTCTACTCGATCGGCTTCCTCGTTGCCTATCTGGTTGTCTTGTACCTCGTTGCCGAACCACTTCGGAACCTTGGGAAATACACGATGGCGGATATGATTGCCGCTCGGTTCAATGCTTCAAAAGTTCGCGGAGTCGCCGCCATGAACTCAATCGCGATCTCGATTTTCTATATGATTGCACAACTCGTCGGTGCGGGTGCCTTGATTGAACTGTTGTTAGGAATTCCTTACACGACGAGTGTCATCATCGTCGGTATCTTGATGACAGTCTATGTTGTCTTCGGTGGTATGACAGCGACCTCATGGGTTCAAATCATCAAAGCGATCCTCTTGATGGCAGGAACAGCTGTCATCTCATTCATGGTCTTCGCAAAGTTTGATTTCTCGATCTTCAAGATGTTCTCAGAAGTCAAACAAGCGACACCGCTCGGTGATTCATTCTTGAATCCCGGAAACAAGTTCAAGTTACCACTCGATACGATCTCATTAAATCTCGCACTCGTTCTCGGAACGGCTGGATTACCACATATCTTGATTCGTTTCTTTACTGTTAAGGATGCCCCGACAGCTCGTAAATCTGTCGTTTATGCGACATGGATCATCGGTGCCTTTTACATCTTGACGATCTTCCTCGGCTTTGGTGCCGCTGCTTTCGTTGGTTCTGAAGATATCATTGCTGCCAATGCTGCTGGTAACATGGCGGCACCACTTCTCGCCCAAGCACTTGGTGGCGATTTACTCTTTGCGTTCGTTGCCGCGGTCGCCTTTGCGACGATCCTCGCTGTTGTTGCGGGACTCGTCTTATCCGCAGCATCTGCCTTTGCCCATGATTTCTATAGTCATATTTTACGTAAAGGACAAGCGACGGAAAAAGAACAGATGACAGCAGCACGACTCGCTTCTATCGCCGTCGCCATGATTTCGATGGTACTCGCATTATTCGCACAAACGATGAACGTCGCGTTCCTTGTTTCGCTTGCCTTTGCTGTCGCAGCAAGTGCCAACTTGCCAGTTATTCTCTTGACGATCTTCTGGCGCCGTTTCAATACTGGCGGGGCAGTCACAGGTATGGTCGTCGGGTTATTCTCATCACTGATTCTCGTCGCACTCAGTCCAAATCTTTGGGCAGTCGACGGTTCAGCCTTGTTCGTCGGGGAAGCCCTCTTCCCGTTGACGAATCCAGGAATCGTCTCCATCCCACTTGGTTTCCTCGGAGCCATCGTCGGGACATTGTTGACGAAATCGAACGAAGTTGCCGGTAACTTCGAACGAATCATAGTTAAGGCCAATACCGGTATCGATGCAGCCACGGAAGTCGCCGCGTCAAAAGAATAA
- a CDS encoding DUF485 domain-containing protein: MHQVSEVQKNEATQSAPAIVESATFQQLMRQKNGFILPAISFCLIFYFTLPILTSYFTILNQPVFGDITGAWIFAFAQFIMTWTFCMMYSKKARAFDRLVEQIKEESK, encoded by the coding sequence ATGCATCAAGTGTCCGAAGTTCAAAAAAATGAAGCGACTCAATCCGCTCCAGCAATCGTCGAGAGCGCTACCTTTCAACAATTGATGCGTCAAAAGAATGGCTTCATTCTTCCAGCCATCAGTTTCTGTCTTATTTTTTATTTTACGCTTCCGATTTTAACAAGCTACTTCACGATTTTAAATCAGCCGGTGTTCGGTGATATTACGGGTGCTTGGATCTTCGCTTTTGCTCAGTTCATCATGACGTGGACGTTCTGTATGATGTATAGCAAAAAAGCACGTGCCTTTGATCGACTCGTCGAACAAATCAAGGAGGAGTCGAAATGA